The Candidatus Dadabacteria bacterium genome includes the window CTTCCTCTGCCTTGGCGCAGAATACCCGTATAGCATATGACAAGGGTTGGAGGTGCTTTGAGGATTACTGCATTTCCCGAAACATAGACCCGTTTTCCATAACGCCGGAACAAACCGCCGATTTCATAATTGACCTGGCAACCCAGCCTCGTTCGAATAGCGGAAAAATACTTTCAATGGGAACGGTTTCTCTGTACAGAAGCGGAATAAACAAAAAATACACCGATGCCGAAAAAACCTCTCCGATGAACCATCCGAAGGTGGTAGCCGTATTCAAAGGGCTGGCAAGAATCAAGGGTACCGCGCCGCGCCGCGTAAACGCGCTAAGAGAGCGCGACATAAAAAGAATGCTGGACCAGTGTCCCGATACCCCTATCGGCAAACGTGATGCCGCAATTCTTGCCGTCGGATTTGCCGGGGCCCTAAGACGTTCTGAAATCTGCGCACTGACCATGAATGATGTTGAGTTCATAGAGCCGCAGAGCGTGAAGGATTCCTGGAAGATGTTCATTTATATACGAAAGTCAAAGACTGATCAGGAAGGCAGAGGACACAAGATTGCGATACCGGAAGGAAAGTATGTAAAACCGATAAAAAGGCTTCGAGACTGGCTGCAAGCATCGGGAATTACGGAAGGCCCTCTTTTTCAGACGATGAAACGGGGAGGCAGGCTTAGAGGTCTTCCGATGCACCATTCGGATATTCCGAGGCTCGTAAAGCATTACGCTGCACTCATCGGTCTGGACCCGAAACAGGTGTCAGGACATTCACTCCGCGCTGGGTTTGTTACGAGTGCGGCGGTTCACCATGCGCGTCTCGACAAAATAATGGAAGTTACAAGACACTCAAATCCCTCTACTGTGATGAGATATATAAGGGATGTCGACTATTTCGTGGATCATGCTGGAGAAAAATTTTTGTGATATTAACCTGATTCGTGAATTTTGAACCGGTTGCACGCGGCCTCAGTTTGTTTTTGTACATTATCAGGCGGAATTGTTATACTCTTGGGAAAAATGTTTTTCTTCAATCAATTCCCCCGGAGGAAAATAGCAGATGGCGACAGTAGTTACGGGAGCGACCGGGTTTATAGGGTCGCACATAACCAGAAAGCTGGTTGAGAGAGGAGACCGAGTCAAGGTTCTCCTAAGAAAGACGAGCAATACTAAAAACATAGATTCTCTCGATGTTGAGAAGGTCTACGGGGATGTTGGAGATCCTGATTCTCTTAAGGCCGCTTTTTCCGGATGCGACACGCTTTTCCATACGGCTGGGTTTGTGTCGTTTAAGAAATCGGATCACCAGAAAATGCTGGATATAAACGTGCGCGGTGCTTCGAATGTTCTTTCCGCCGCCATGGACGTGGGCGTATCCAAGGTTGTTTTCACAAGCAGCGTGGCTGCTATCGGGGTCGAGCAGGACGGTTCCCCGGTAACCGAATCCACCCAGTACGATCTCTACTCCGATGGGATAGGGTACATGAACTGCAAGTATCTCGCGGAAAGAGAGGCAAAGAGCTTCGGCGAAAAGGGCCTTCCGGTGGTTATAACGAACCCTTCGGTGGTTCTCGGCGCGGGGGATATCTATCTTTCAAGCTCGGGATCGGTTCTGTGGTTCTGCAAGAAAAGATTCCCTGGTTACATGGACGGCACCTTTAACGTTGTCGACGTTGAGGATGTCGCGAACGGACACCTGCTCGCGGAGAAGAACGGAAAGCCCGGAGAACGCTACATACTAGCAAACGAGAACGTGAATGTGCGAGGTTACTTCGCCCTTCTGGAAGAGATAACCGGCGTCTCCGCTCCCAAAATCAAGATTCCCTACGTATTCGCCTACACCACCGCGTTTCTCCTTGAGAGGGTCCTGGGACTCGGATTTCCGAATTATTCCACGCTGGACATCGATTCCATAAAGCTTTCAAGGTATAACTGGCATGCTGACAATTCAAAGGCCGTAAGGGAGCTCGGATTCACGGTGACTCCGATCGAGCAGACTATACGGAAAACCGTGGAGTGGTTCAGGGAAAACGGCTATCTGAAGTAAAAAAGGGAGCAAAGTGGCGGCAAACAGTTTCGGAAGATTTTTCAGAATTACCACCTGGGGGGAGTCCCACGGCCCCGCTCTGGGAGTCGTGGTTGACGGCTGTCCCGCGGGACTCGAGATCTGCGCCGAGGACATACAGTACGAACTTGACAGGAGGCGTCCGGGGCAGAGCAGGATCACTACCCAGAGAAAGGAAGCCGACACAATCGAGATACTCTCGGGCGTTTTTGACGGAAAAACCCTCGGAACTCCCATATCCATGATGGTTAGAAACACAGACGCCAAATCGAAATCCTACGAGGACATAAAGGACGTCTACCGTCCCGGCCACGCCGATTTCACCTACGACGAGAAGTA containing:
- a CDS encoding site-specific integrase; translation: MTISVDKRVFYNEIASSALAQNTRIAYDKGWRCFEDYCISRNIDPFSITPEQTADFIIDLATQPRSNSGKILSMGTVSLYRSGINKKYTDAEKTSPMNHPKVVAVFKGLARIKGTAPRRVNALRERDIKRMLDQCPDTPIGKRDAAILAVGFAGALRRSEICALTMNDVEFIEPQSVKDSWKMFIYIRKSKTDQEGRGHKIAIPEGKYVKPIKRLRDWLQASGITEGPLFQTMKRGGRLRGLPMHHSDIPRLVKHYAALIGLDPKQVSGHSLRAGFVTSAAVHHARLDKIMEVTRHSNPSTVMRYIRDVDYFVDHAGEKFL
- a CDS encoding SDR family oxidoreductase; protein product: MATVVTGATGFIGSHITRKLVERGDRVKVLLRKTSNTKNIDSLDVEKVYGDVGDPDSLKAAFSGCDTLFHTAGFVSFKKSDHQKMLDINVRGASNVLSAAMDVGVSKVVFTSSVAAIGVEQDGSPVTESTQYDLYSDGIGYMNCKYLAEREAKSFGEKGLPVVITNPSVVLGAGDIYLSSSGSVLWFCKKRFPGYMDGTFNVVDVEDVANGHLLAEKNGKPGERYILANENVNVRGYFALLEEITGVSAPKIKIPYVFAYTTAFLLERVLGLGFPNYSTLDIDSIKLSRYNWHADNSKAVRELGFTVTPIEQTIRKTVEWFRENGYLK